The DNA window GGGTGAAGTCCCCAAGCCTAGATGAGTGGCTTCGGCCAGGAGGACTACCGTGGTGAGGTCGGAAGCACCAGAGGCGAACCATCCGCCTCCGGTGTTTTCAAGAGTCATGCCAACAACTGAAGGGCAGGGGAGCTCCAACAAGCCCTAACCATTCAGAGCTGCACATAGGCATTCCAACGAGTGAGTATCGCTATCCCAGACTTAGTCTAGGCGAAACCAAAGTGGAAGTAGTAATAATATGATATCATGTTGCAGGGACGCCTCGACCGAGGAGGTCCACCCGGTCGGCGTCGATGATGCTCGGTAGGAGGCCGAGCCGAGCGCTACGATTGTTAGTACGCAGGGTGCTGGGGATGGACAGCCGGAAGAAACGCGAGAGTCACCCAAAGACCCGGCTGATCTCCAAGGCAAAGTTCTCAAGCACCCGAAGCCAGTAAATGAAGACATCCCTGTCGAGCCAACCAGTCGCCTAGACCGAAGGGCCAGTCCCTGGGCTCAAACACCGATGATGGATCTTGGCCCCTCTGTCCGACCACAAGCGAGCCGAGCTCCAAAGCAGGCTAGGGAGTCCCTCGAGGTGATAGAAGAGATTGAGCGCGAAGCACCAGAGACCCGGGACCCTCCGCCTTAGCTGTTGCGGACCTTCGTATGCTGCGGAGACActatggaggtggtggaggacgaggaggcaaGTGAGTAGGTTAAGGAGCTCAAGGCGGCACTAGCATCAGTGTCCAGTCACATTGAGGTAAGTTAATCTGCACAACCAATTTGAAGTCGTAGATTACACCTGTTAACTTTTGTTTGCTACATGAGCTAATTAAGATCCCCGAGAACCACACACGCCAGCTACAGCAGGCGGCTCCGTTGATTGCTGAAAACCAATGGTTGTGTGAGTCTGTGGAGACTTTGGAGAAAATGTTAGCCGAGGCACATGCTGATTGGGAGAAGTTGCGGGCAGAGAAGACACAACTGGAGGCAGAAAACTGGGAGCTGACGGACCAGCTAAGCGATGCTGTAGACCATGAGAAAGGTAAGGCCTTAGGCCCCATGGTGTATTACTTTCATATTCTCATGTCGCCTGGGCTAACAGTAATCTTTCATTCTTGTAGAGCTTGCTAAAGCATAGGCACAAGTAGAGTCCAAAGCGTGCCTGGCACGTGATGCTAGGGCGGAGGCAGATACCGAAGCTCTGCTAGCGCGCGAAGCCAAAGCGTTAGCagagaaagaaagagatgaaGCTCGGACAGAGAAAGAAAAACTCACTAAGGAGCTGAAGTGTAAGTCAGTCCTCATAAGAATGCTTGTCTTGCTGTGAGAAACGTGTTTAACACGATTGCCCTTCTTGTTTGCAGTGATCCGAACCAATACCTAGGTGCAATTCCATGACTTTGGGCTCTGGCTATGTGCCAGTGAAGACAAGGTGAAGGCCATGACTGATGGGATAAAACTCATGTTGGACCTCATCGCCCCACATCTACCAGAGCCCAACAGGCCACATCAGTCGGACGTCATCGTGGAGAAGTGCAAGTTGGCGCTGGAGAACTTCAAGCAATATGCTCGTGGCGTCGCTTATTCTTCCTTGGGACATGCCCTGGTGGTAGTCTGATCGGTCTATCCCTCAGTGAAGCTTGAACGAATAGACGGTGGGTTTGCTCAAAATCTGAGTGACGAGCAAATCACCGCGCTTGAGGAGGAGGTGTCCGAGTCGGCGATCAAACTGGCGGATGACTTGATCCTGTTCGGTGATGCTGATAATCAACCTTGAGGGATTAGAATGTAATAGACTTGTCTACATTGTGCTGAGCAGTTGTATAGGAAACATTATGTTTAACATATGTTAATATTTAATATTAACTTTGTGTAGTTGTTTTGTTCTTTATCTTGTTATCAGCCCCAGCTATCCCACGCTCCATGGCGTAAAGAGCTTAGCTCTTATGTACGCTTAGGAGCATAGGCATCACTGAGGAGCCGCTGCTGACCGCCCATGACGCAGAGTGCTATTGCCCATGCACATTTAGGTGCTAAGTCGAGAACAGGGCTGCTTCTAGATAACTTGAATGAGAACATGACTGGTTGGCAAAGTAATGGAGAACAAATGGAGAATCTTAAAGATGTTTGCTATGTTTATAATGAGTTTGTTATTAATATGAAAGGCGTCCGAGCTCTTGGTTCTTATATGAGCCCCTAGCCCCAGCTAGCCCATaccccataacgcagagcgctagAGCCTGTGCATGTGTAGGAAGTACATGCGTCACTGGGGAGCCACTGCCAACCACccgtaacgcagagcgcggagctcgtgcacgtgtagggagaagccagagatAAGGCTGTCTCTGGAAAGTGCAAATAAGAACGAGGCAGTTCGGCGAATCGAATGGCGAAAGTATCTTTCATCTTAAGGATGTTAAACATGGAAAAACAAATATTGGGAGGACAAATTATGGAGATAAAACAATTCGGAGAGAAAGTAGAAAAATCAATATTGAAATGCGTATATACATAAAGAGGTACATATCTTTGTAGTGCGTCTCTGGGATAGAAACgcctaaggtgttcgatgtgccaagAGTTAGGGATGTCTACACCATCTTGATCACAGAGCCTATATGACCCGGCTAGATCACGGCCTTGACGATGTATGGGCCCTCCCAAGGTGAAGATAGTTTGTGCATCCTGTTGGTCTTCTGTTTCCTGTGGAGTACCATGTCGCCGACCACAAAGGAGCGCTCCTGGACATTGCAGTTATAGTACTTTCGTAGACTGTCCAGGTACTTGGCCGTCCGAACACATGTGACCAAGCGTTCTTCTTTGAGTCGATCGACATAATTTTGCTGAGCTAGATTATTCTGCTCCTCATCGTAGTTCTCTACCCTTGGTGCTCGGAAAGCAACATCGGCAAGTAATACAGCCTCTGATTCGAACACCAAGTAGTAGGGGGAGACTTCGGTGTTGCGACTGTGCTGGGTCcttagtccccagaccatagccggcaactctcttagccatttgcctAGATGTTTCTGGTCCTTCTCGTATAACCTCTTCTTCAGGGCGTCTGTAATCATGCCGTTCGCTCGCTCAACCTGGCCATTAGCCCTGGGGTGCGTGATTGATACATACTTGACGGAGATGCAATGATCCTCGCAAAAATCCCAAAAGTCGCTGCCGGTAAATGTAGAACCGAGGTCAGTGATTATGTTGTTTGGCAGCCGAAACCTATCGATGATGTCGTCGAGTAGCTCTACTGCTTTTTTTGCTGTAGACTGGACGAGTGGCTTGTACTCAATcaacttggagaatttgtcaatagCGACATAAACCCATCGGAATCTACCTGAGGCATTCTTGAAaagcccgatcatgtccagtccccagcatgcgaatggccaggagGTAGGAATTGTCTGCAGAGCTTGAGCTAGAACATGGATCTGTTTGgcgaagaattggcatccctcacaccatcGGACGAGTGTTTCAGTGTCTGTgactgctgatggccaatagaaacctactCGGAAAGCTTTGTCAACTAGACTTCTAAAGGCTGCATGGTTGTTGCAAGATCCAACATGGATTTCTTGAAGTAATGCTACTCCTTCCTCCTGAGAGATGCACTTTTGAAGCAACTCCTTTGCATTTTTCCACATTAGCTTGCCATCGactagcacgtaatgcttgctgcgGTGGATGAGGTGCTCTATCTTAGTCTTGTTAGCCGGTACTTGTGCAgtggttaggtacttgatgaaagggtCTCGCCAATCACTGCTCGGCACAGGAATTACCAGGACCAACTGCTCAGCAGAGGAAGATTCTTGAATTTCTTGCTCCTGCTTAATGGATGGCGTGTGGAGATCTTGGACAAAAACATCGGCTGGAACTTTGGCTTTGGTCGTCCCAAGCTTagatagctagtcgtcagcttgGTTCTGATCTCATACGATGTGGTGGTATTCAATACCATAGAATTTGCCCTCCAACTTTCTGATTTCCgagcagtaagcatccatcttgtcACTAGTATAGGACCAATCCTTGTTGACCTAATTAATGACAAGCGTGGAGTTGCCATATACCAAGAGGCGTTTAATGCCGAGCTCGATAGCTATGCGGAGACCGTGGAGACAACATTATTGGAGGCCAAAAAATGAATCTAGGGGACGTATTGAAGTTTGTCTCCGAATGGAGAGATAAAGAAGATGCCTACCCTAGCACCATCAAGGTTGagggagccatcgaagtacatgaccCAGTGCTTGGGTCGGTCAGCTAATATAGGAGCTTGCATGTcggtccattcggcgatgaagtcagTGAGCACTTGAGACTTTATCGTCTATCGGCCTCTGAAATCGATGGAGTACATGCCGAGCTCTaccgcccatttaatgatgcggccattggcttccTTGTTACGAAGGATGTTGCCCAGCGGATACTCAGTAACCACTGCTACTTGATATGTCTCAAAGTAGTGATGGAGCTTCCTTGACGTAATAAGGATAGCGTACAACAGGTTCTAGACCTGTGGGTACCGAGCCTTAGACTCATTCAGGACCTCGCTGATAAAATAGATAGGGCATtgaaccttataggcatgcctggcTTCTTCTCATTCAACGACGACTGTAGTACTGATGACACAGTTAGTTgcagcgatgtagatcaataAGGTTTCGCTAGCTTGTGGTGCCATCATGACTGGAGGCGTCATGAGGAATTGTTTGAGCTCGGCAAAGGCCTTGTTGGCTTCAGGCGTCTAGGTAAACTTCTCCGAAGCTTTGagtagcttgaagaaaggtaaaccCTTTACGCCCAATCGGGATATGAAACGACTTAAAGCTGCCATACACCCCgttagcttctggacatccttcatgCTGGTCGGCGGTTTCATCTTTGCAACCGCTTCTATCTTCTCAGGGTTTGCCTCAATACCATGGTGACTAACGACAttgcctaggagtataccagatggaacgtcgaatatgcacttagtgggattcagcttccattGGAATTTCTTTAGGTTttggaaagtttcttcaaggtcggtgatgaGGTTA is part of the Miscanthus floridulus cultivar M001 chromosome 9, ASM1932011v1, whole genome shotgun sequence genome and encodes:
- the LOC136479400 gene encoding uncharacterized protein — encoded protein: MIGLFKNASGRFRWVYVAIDKFSKLIEYKPLVQSTAKKAVELLDDIIDRFRLPNNIITDLGSTFTGSDFWDFCEDHCISVKYVSITHPRANGQVERANGMITDALKKRLYEKDQKHLGKWLRELPAMVWGLRTQHSRNTEVSPYYLVFESEAVLLADVAFRAPRVENYDEEQNNLAQQNYVDRLKEERLVTCVRTAKYLDSLRKYYNCNVQERSFVVGDMVLHRKQKTNRMHKLSSPWEGPYIVKAVI